In Rhodanobacter humi, the following are encoded in one genomic region:
- a CDS encoding methylmalonyl-CoA mutase family protein gives MSSPAKHVPAGAPQAETTPLRFVTAASLFDGHDAAINIMRRIIQSQGAEVVHLGHNRSVEDVVRAALQEDADAIALSSYQGGHVEYFKYMVDMLKEKGAAHIRVFGGGGGTITPEEIRELQAYGVERIYHPNDGMKLGLTEMIEDVMQRAGKAAAQRAPDTAESKVSVDDEISIGHMLSAIEEGKLPAADLDHLRKQWKLAGKATPVLGLTGTGGAGKSSVVDELLLRFLHAFPQMRIAVLAVDPTRRRSGGALLGDRIRMNALRSHRVYMRSMATRRQHTATNAVLHDCIDFLKAQPYDLVIVETAGIGQSDSEIVDLVDFPVYVMTSDYGAASQLEKIDMIDFAELVVLNKFDRRGAEDALRDVRKQWKRNHTAFAVKDEDVPVYPTIASQFNDPGVTWMFTNLCRLMREKLHLPAESWSPQLDTTLKEPRATVLIPGSRVRYLAEIAEQGRGINASVAHQAEAASNAQHYYESLKELGDAKLPKPLELYHAEDLHGSFDSGAAHLRSGRTGNSADAQETVHAERSSPKAGEVEAPHTVDRTLLLLRQRYNAALKELTHESIHLLRDWPKLRESVTKDVNEYKVRDKTIRVENYRVSLSHQKIPKVAPPKTESWGDQLLFLGKENLPGHYPYTGGVYPYRRSGEDPTRMFAGEGTPERTNRRFHYLSQGGAATRLSTAFDSVTLYGEDPAPRPDIYGKIGNSGVNIATLDDMKKLYSGFDLSAPTSSVSMTINGPAPIILAMFMNTAIDQNVEKHLKEDPARWAAAQKQIAAMYPHGRPQYSGELPKGNEGLGLGLLGVTGDQLVDAETYARIKAETLSSVRGTVQADILKEDQAQNTCIFSTEFALRMMGDIQSYFVEHKVRNFYSVSISGYHIAEAGANPISQLAFTLSNGFTIVEYYLARGMKIDDFAPNLSFFFSNGMDPEYTVIGRVARRIWARAMRERYGASARSQMMKYHIQTSGRSLHAQEIQFNDIRTTLQALYALFDNCNSLHTNAYDEAITTPTEESVRRAVAIQMIINKELGLNFNENPWQGSYVVEELTDLVEEAVYKEFEAISERGGVLGAMDTMYQRGKIQEESLYYEHKKHDGSLPLIGVNTFLPKDRGGEIATEIELIRSTEEEKGQQIDNVRAFQKARNALAPAGETSYAHGTDSTDAPVPQVHDKHGLAYLQNTARDRKNVFAALMEAVKTHSLGQISHALYDVGGEYRRNM, from the coding sequence ATGAGTTCCCCCGCCAAGCACGTCCCAGCCGGCGCCCCCCAGGCCGAGACCACCCCGCTGCGCTTCGTCACCGCGGCCAGCCTGTTCGACGGCCACGACGCGGCGATCAACATCATGCGCCGCATCATCCAGAGCCAGGGCGCCGAGGTGGTCCACCTGGGCCACAACCGCTCGGTGGAGGACGTGGTGCGCGCCGCGCTGCAGGAGGATGCCGACGCCATCGCGCTGTCGTCCTACCAGGGCGGCCACGTCGAGTACTTCAAGTACATGGTGGACATGCTGAAGGAGAAGGGCGCCGCCCACATCCGCGTGTTCGGCGGCGGCGGCGGCACCATCACGCCGGAGGAGATCCGCGAGCTGCAGGCCTACGGCGTGGAGCGCATCTACCACCCCAACGACGGCATGAAGCTCGGCCTCACCGAGATGATCGAGGACGTGATGCAGCGTGCCGGCAAGGCCGCCGCGCAGCGCGCGCCCGACACTGCCGAGTCGAAAGTGAGCGTGGACGACGAGATCTCCATCGGCCACATGCTCAGCGCCATCGAAGAGGGCAAGCTCCCCGCCGCCGACCTCGACCACCTGCGCAAGCAGTGGAAGCTGGCCGGCAAGGCCACGCCCGTGCTCGGCCTCACCGGCACCGGCGGCGCGGGCAAGTCGTCCGTGGTGGACGAACTGCTGCTGCGCTTCCTGCACGCGTTCCCGCAGATGCGCATCGCCGTGCTCGCGGTCGATCCGACGCGTCGCCGCAGTGGTGGTGCCTTGCTGGGCGACCGCATCCGCATGAACGCGCTGCGCAGCCACCGCGTCTACATGCGCTCCATGGCCACGCGCCGCCAGCACACTGCGACGAACGCGGTGCTGCACGACTGCATCGACTTCCTCAAGGCGCAGCCCTACGACCTGGTGATCGTGGAAACCGCCGGCATCGGCCAGAGCGATTCCGAGATCGTCGACCTCGTCGATTTCCCGGTCTACGTGATGACCAGCGACTACGGCGCGGCCAGCCAGTTGGAGAAGATCGACATGATCGACTTCGCCGAGCTGGTGGTGCTCAACAAGTTCGACCGCCGCGGCGCCGAGGACGCGCTGCGCGACGTGCGCAAGCAGTGGAAGCGCAACCACACCGCGTTTGCCGTCAAGGACGAGGACGTGCCGGTGTACCCCACCATCGCCAGCCAGTTCAACGACCCCGGCGTGACCTGGATGTTCACCAACCTGTGCCGGCTGATGCGCGAGAAGCTGCACCTGCCGGCCGAATCGTGGTCGCCGCAGCTCGACACCACGCTGAAGGAGCCGCGCGCCACCGTGCTGATCCCCGGCAGCCGCGTGCGCTACCTCGCCGAGATCGCCGAGCAGGGCCGCGGCATCAACGCCTCCGTCGCCCACCAGGCCGAGGCCGCCAGCAACGCGCAGCATTACTACGAGTCGCTGAAGGAGCTGGGCGACGCGAAGCTGCCGAAGCCGCTGGAGCTGTACCACGCTGAAGATTTGCATGGGTCCTTCGACTCCGGTGCTGCGCACCTACGCTCAGGACGAACGGGGAATAGTGCGGATGCCCAGGAAACCGTTCACGCTGAGCGTAGCTCGCCGAAGGCGGGCGAAGTCGAAGCGCCGCACACCGTGGACCGCACCCTCCTGCTCCTCCGCCAGCGCTACAACGCCGCGCTCAAGGAACTCACCCACGAGTCCATCCACCTGCTGCGCGACTGGCCGAAGCTGCGCGAGTCGGTGACCAAGGACGTCAACGAATACAAGGTGCGCGACAAGACCATCCGCGTGGAGAACTACCGCGTATCGCTGAGCCACCAGAAGATCCCGAAAGTCGCGCCGCCCAAGACCGAGAGCTGGGGCGACCAGCTGCTGTTCCTCGGCAAGGAAAACCTGCCCGGCCACTACCCCTACACCGGCGGCGTGTATCCGTACCGCCGCAGCGGCGAGGACCCCACCCGCATGTTCGCGGGCGAGGGCACGCCCGAGCGCACCAACCGCCGCTTCCATTACCTGAGCCAGGGCGGCGCGGCCACGCGCCTCTCCACCGCGTTCGACTCGGTCACGCTGTACGGCGAAGACCCGGCACCGCGCCCCGACATCTACGGCAAGATCGGCAACTCCGGCGTCAACATCGCCACGCTGGACGACATGAAGAAGCTGTACTCCGGCTTCGACCTCAGCGCGCCCACCAGCTCCGTATCGATGACCATCAACGGCCCCGCGCCGATCATCCTCGCGATGTTCATGAACACCGCGATCGACCAGAACGTGGAGAAGCATCTCAAGGAAGACCCCGCGCGCTGGGCCGCGGCGCAGAAGCAGATCGCCGCGATGTACCCCCACGGCCGCCCGCAGTATTCCGGCGAGCTGCCCAAGGGCAATGAAGGCCTGGGCCTCGGCTTGCTCGGCGTCACCGGCGACCAGCTGGTGGACGCGGAGACCTACGCCCGCATCAAGGCCGAGACGCTCAGCAGCGTGCGCGGCACCGTGCAGGCCGACATCCTCAAGGAGGACCAGGCGCAGAACACCTGCATCTTCTCCACCGAGTTCGCCCTGCGCATGATGGGCGACATCCAGTCGTACTTCGTGGAGCACAAGGTCCGCAACTTCTACTCCGTCTCCATCTCCGGCTACCACATCGCCGAAGCCGGCGCGAACCCGATCAGCCAGCTCGCCTTCACCCTGAGCAACGGCTTCACCATCGTGGAGTACTACCTCGCGCGCGGCATGAAGATCGACGACTTCGCGCCCAACCTGTCGTTCTTCTTCTCCAACGGCATGGACCCGGAATACACCGTGATCGGCCGCGTGGCCCGTCGCATCTGGGCGCGCGCCATGCGCGAGCGCTACGGCGCCAGCGCGCGCAGCCAGATGATGAAGTACCACATCCAGACCTCAGGTCGCTCCCTGCACGCGCAGGAAATCCAGTTCAACGACATCCGCACCACGCTACAGGCGCTGTACGCCCTGTTTGACAACTGCAACAGCCTGCACACCAACGCCTACGACGAAGCCATCACCACGCCCACCGAAGAAAGTGTGCGCCGCGCCGTGGCGATCCAGATGATCATCAACAAGGAACTGGGCCTCAACTTCAACGAGAACCCCTGGCAGGGCAGCTACGTGGTCGAGGAACTCACCGACCTGGTGGAAGAAGCCGTGTACAAGGAGTTCGAAGCGATCAGCGAGCGCGGCGGCGTGCTCGGCGCGATGGACACCATGTACCAGCGCGGCAAGATCCAGGAAGAAAGCCTGTACTACGAGCACAAGAAGCACGACGGCTCGCTGCCGCTGATCGGCGTCAACACGTTCCTGCCCAAGGACCGCGGCGGCGAGATCGCCACCGAGATCGAGCTGATCCGCTCGACGGAGGAGGAGAAGGGGCAGCAGATCGACAACGTGCGAGCGTTCCAGAAGGCGCGCAATGCGCTGGCGCCGGCGGGGGAGACGTCATATGCGCATGGCACCGATTCCACGGACGCGCCCGTGCCGCAGGTGCATGACAAGCATGGGCTGGCCTACCTGCAGAACACCGCGCGGGATCGGAAGAACGTCTTCGCGGCGCTGATGGAGGCGGTGAAGACGCACTCGCTGGGGCAGATCAGCCATGCGCTGTATGACGTGGGTGGGGAGTATCGGCGCAACATGTGA
- a CDS encoding transporter produces the protein MRWQAKTARRTARRLAALCAGLLGVGVAAAQDASPPRQALDDAWWTGPMLANSAETLPTGHMLIEPYVYDVTSKGSDAFGSRAYVLYGLTDRLTVGLIPIIGYNRVSNGPNSSGIGLGDQIVQAQYRLTRFHEGSWLPTLAVQLQETLPTGRYDNLARASDGMGGGAWATTLGLNAQSYFWMPNGRLLRVRLNLTRTFSGDADVTGASVYGTAPGFRGTARPGDAFYIGTSFEYSLTRRWVLALDLFRSHGAATRVDGTTDPVDALPTPVHLRAGSSDAWGYAPAVEYSFNSSLGVLLGARVIVGGHNATRSLTPAIAINYVH, from the coding sequence ATGCGTTGGCAGGCGAAAACGGCGCGGCGGACCGCGCGCCGCCTCGCGGCGCTGTGCGCCGGGCTGCTGGGCGTCGGCGTGGCCGCGGCGCAGGACGCCAGCCCGCCGCGCCAGGCGCTGGACGACGCCTGGTGGACCGGCCCGATGCTGGCCAATTCCGCCGAGACGCTGCCGACCGGGCACATGCTGATCGAGCCCTACGTCTACGACGTCACCTCGAAGGGCTCGGATGCCTTCGGCTCGCGCGCCTACGTGCTGTACGGGCTCACCGACCGGCTCACCGTAGGCCTGATCCCGATCATCGGCTACAACCGCGTCAGCAACGGGCCGAACAGCTCGGGCATCGGCCTCGGCGACCAGATCGTGCAGGCGCAGTACCGGCTCACCCGCTTCCATGAAGGCAGCTGGCTGCCCACGCTCGCCGTGCAACTGCAGGAGACGCTGCCCACCGGCCGTTACGACAACCTGGCGCGCGCCAGCGACGGCATGGGCGGCGGCGCCTGGGCCACCACGCTGGGCCTCAACGCGCAAAGCTATTTCTGGATGCCGAACGGCCGCCTGCTGCGGGTGCGGCTCAATCTCACGCGGACCTTCAGCGGCGATGCCGACGTGACCGGCGCCAGCGTCTACGGCACCGCGCCCGGTTTCCGCGGCACGGCACGGCCGGGCGACGCGTTCTACATCGGCACCTCGTTCGAATACAGCCTCACCCGCCGCTGGGTGCTGGCGTTGGACCTGTTCCGCAGCCATGGCGCGGCCACCCGCGTCGACGGCACCACCGATCCGGTCGATGCCTTGCCCACACCCGTGCATCTGCGGGCCGGCTCCAGCGATGCCTGGGGTTATGCGCCCGCGGTCGAATACAGCTTCAACTCCAGCCTCGGTGTGCTGCTGGGCGCGCGGGTGATCGTGGGCGGGCACAACGCGACGCGCTCGCTGACGCCGGCGATCGCGATCAACTACGTCCATTGA
- a CDS encoding MocR-like pyridoxine biosynthesis transcription factor PdxR codes for MTTRQSVTKRVPTGLVPAIALDGGGPIYQQLAEWFRRAIAEGRLRPGQRVPSTRALAGELGVSRLPVLGAYEQLHAEGYLESFTGAGTCVAAAIPHEGAGAPQRRAPRTTPASAPSAPRRVAARVAAMAAPPQSWLESQGAFRVGVPALDHFPHGVWSRLLSRHARHVGADALVYGDTLGYAPLREAIAEYLATVRAAHAGAGQILITSGAQHGLQICAHALLDPGDRAWVEEPGYPGAHQALGTVGALPVLVPVDAEGLDVAAGIRRAPTARLAYVTPSHQFPLGATLSAARRIELLQWAARTGGWIVEDDYDSEYRYGSRPIAALQGLDADARVIYVGTFSKVLFPALRLGYLVAPKDLLPAFRASRDALDTCSPMLPQRALHDFIREGHFARHIRRMRVLYATRRAALQAAIQRHLPGTLQVVGAEAGMQLTALLPPEVDDVALSLRAAQAGVSVRPLSPCYRGDVKRNGLILGYGSVDERAIEEGVRRLRRCL; via the coding sequence ATGACCACTCGGCAAAGCGTGACGAAGCGCGTGCCCACCGGCCTGGTGCCGGCGATCGCGCTGGACGGCGGCGGGCCGATCTACCAGCAGCTGGCGGAATGGTTCCGCCGTGCGATCGCCGAAGGCCGCCTGCGGCCGGGCCAGCGCGTGCCCTCCACCCGCGCGCTGGCGGGCGAGCTGGGCGTCTCGCGCCTGCCGGTGCTGGGCGCCTACGAACAGTTGCATGCCGAGGGCTATCTGGAAAGCTTCACCGGCGCCGGCACCTGCGTGGCGGCGGCGATCCCGCACGAGGGCGCGGGTGCGCCGCAGCGGCGCGCGCCGCGCACGACGCCCGCATCCGCGCCATCGGCGCCGCGCCGGGTCGCCGCGCGGGTGGCGGCGATGGCCGCGCCGCCGCAGAGCTGGCTGGAAAGCCAGGGCGCGTTCCGCGTGGGCGTGCCGGCACTCGATCACTTTCCGCACGGCGTGTGGTCGCGCCTGCTGAGCCGGCACGCGCGCCACGTCGGCGCCGACGCGCTGGTCTACGGCGACACCCTGGGCTACGCGCCGTTGCGCGAGGCGATCGCCGAATACCTGGCGACGGTGCGCGCGGCGCACGCCGGCGCCGGACAGATCCTGATCACCAGCGGCGCGCAGCACGGCCTGCAGATCTGCGCGCACGCCCTGCTCGATCCCGGCGACCGCGCCTGGGTGGAGGAACCCGGCTACCCCGGCGCGCACCAGGCGCTGGGAACCGTGGGCGCCCTGCCCGTGCTGGTGCCGGTGGATGCGGAAGGGCTGGACGTGGCCGCGGGCATCCGTCGCGCGCCGACCGCGCGGCTGGCCTACGTCACGCCCTCGCACCAGTTTCCGCTGGGCGCCACGCTGAGCGCGGCGCGGCGCATCGAGTTGCTGCAGTGGGCCGCGCGCACCGGCGGCTGGATCGTCGAGGACGACTACGACAGCGAGTACCGCTACGGCAGCCGGCCGATCGCCGCGCTGCAAGGGCTGGATGCCGACGCGCGGGTGATCTACGTGGGCACCTTCAGCAAGGTGCTGTTCCCCGCGTTGCGGCTGGGTTACCTGGTGGCGCCGAAGGACCTGCTGCCGGCCTTCCGCGCGTCCCGCGACGCGCTGGATACCTGCTCGCCGATGCTGCCGCAGCGCGCGCTGCACGACTTCATCCGCGAAGGCCACTTCGCACGGCACATCCGCCGCATGCGCGTGCTGTACGCGACGCGGCGCGCGGCGCTGCAGGCGGCGATCCAGCGGCATCTGCCCGGCACATTGCAGGTCGTGGGCGCCGAGGCCGGCATGCAGCTGACCGCGCTGCTGCCGCCGGAGGTGGACGACGTGGCCCTGTCGCTGCGGGCGGCACAAGCCGGCGTGTCGGTACGACCGCTGTCGCCGTGCTATCGCGGCGACGTGAAACGCAACGGCCTGATCCTGGGCTACGGCAGCGTGGATGAGCGTGCCATCGAGGAGGGCGTGCGTCGGCTGCGGCGCTGTCTGTAG
- a CDS encoding alpha/beta fold hydrolase, producing the protein MSPHAASVSTRLRLGALRAGFMLGGRLSPKRTADRAARLFATPFASSRSRALAAPEGAAMQRGELQIGGERIATYVWGDPDTQPYALLAHGWSSFGLRFQPWVDGLRALGYAVVTFDQPGHGRSSGRLCTLPEFTATIRAVGRHYGEAALAVGHSLGGAALVLAQDEDWHAQRLVLVAPAADMADAASRYFHLVRLGEHLRQAFYDWLLRRTGISVEQLEVHRRLPALGQPALIVHDLDDTDVPWSEGERYARYWPGARLLSTQGLGHRRVLDAPDTINAALAFVRGETVGERVIGTSELPFGVA; encoded by the coding sequence ATGTCCCCGCATGCCGCTTCCGTTTCCACCCGTCTGCGTCTCGGCGCGCTGCGCGCCGGCTTCATGCTTGGTGGCCGGTTGTCACCGAAGCGCACCGCCGACCGCGCCGCGCGACTGTTCGCCACGCCGTTCGCCAGCAGCCGCAGCCGTGCGCTGGCGGCGCCGGAGGGCGCCGCGATGCAGCGCGGCGAATTGCAGATCGGTGGCGAGCGCATCGCCACTTATGTCTGGGGCGACCCGGACACCCAACCGTATGCGCTGCTGGCGCACGGCTGGTCCAGTTTCGGCCTGCGCTTCCAGCCGTGGGTGGACGGCCTGCGCGCGTTGGGCTACGCCGTGGTGACGTTCGACCAGCCCGGCCACGGCCGCAGCAGCGGCCGGTTGTGCACGCTGCCCGAATTCACCGCCACGATCCGCGCGGTGGGCCGCCACTACGGCGAGGCCGCGCTGGCGGTGGGGCATTCGCTGGGCGGCGCCGCGCTGGTACTGGCGCAGGACGAGGACTGGCATGCGCAGCGCCTGGTGCTGGTGGCGCCCGCCGCCGACATGGCCGACGCGGCCAGCCGCTACTTCCATCTCGTGCGGCTGGGCGAGCACCTGCGCCAGGCCTTCTACGACTGGCTGCTGCGCCGCACCGGCATCAGCGTCGAACAGCTGGAGGTGCATCGTCGCCTGCCCGCGCTGGGCCAGCCCGCGCTGATCGTGCACGACCTCGACGACACCGACGTACCGTGGAGCGAGGGCGAACGCTACGCCCGCTACTGGCCCGGCGCACGCCTGCTCAGCACGCAGGGGTTGGGTCATCGCCGCGTGCTGGACGCGCCGGACACGATCAACGCCGCGCTGGCCTTCGTGCGCGGCGAAACGGTGGGCGAGCGCGTGATCGGCACGAGCGAGCTGCCGTTCGGCGTGGCTTGA
- a CDS encoding TetR/AcrR family transcriptional regulator has translation METATPAGKRAATRDTILDHAYVLARSDGLEGLSIGTLAADVGMSKSGVFAHFGSREDLQLAVLDLGAQRFMANVLLPALKQPRGLPRLRAIVAHWFVWARKHQSGCVLLSAASEYDGRDGALHDAVVAQQAGWRRELQKAIAHAVAEGHLRADTDTDQLAFEIYALLLGLHHDGGLFGYDEAERHTAAAFERLWRSWQP, from the coding sequence ATGGAAACCGCAACTCCCGCCGGCAAGCGCGCCGCCACCCGCGACACCATTCTCGACCACGCCTACGTGCTGGCGCGCAGCGACGGGTTGGAAGGGCTGTCCATCGGCACGCTGGCGGCCGACGTGGGCATGTCCAAGAGCGGCGTGTTCGCGCACTTCGGTTCGCGCGAGGACTTGCAGCTGGCCGTGCTCGACCTGGGCGCGCAGCGCTTCATGGCCAACGTGCTGCTGCCTGCGCTGAAGCAGCCGCGCGGCCTGCCGCGCCTGCGCGCGATCGTGGCGCACTGGTTCGTCTGGGCGCGCAAGCACCAGAGTGGCTGCGTGCTGCTCTCCGCCGCCAGCGAGTACGACGGCCGCGACGGCGCGCTGCACGATGCCGTGGTGGCGCAGCAGGCCGGTTGGCGCCGCGAGCTGCAGAAGGCGATCGCGCACGCGGTGGCCGAGGGCCACCTGCGCGCTGACACCGACACCGACCAGCTCGCGTTCGAGATCTACGCGCTGCTGCTCGGCCTGCACCACGACGGCGGCCTGTTCGGCTACGACGAGGCCGAGCGCCACACCGCCGCGGCATTCGAGCGCCTGTGGCGCAGCTGGCAACCCTGA
- a CDS encoding M48 family metallopeptidase, whose amino-acid sequence MRLHPLPALFAATLLAACATSPTGRPQLMMVSDDTMSQMGLTAFNTMRQQGKFVDAPRERAYASCVANALIAVLPPPWNAQQWEVQIVGDDSANAFALPGGRIGVNRGMFKIATDQNQLAVALGHELSHVVARHGAERVSDNYAAQAAVLAGTAYAASRGNDAGYAAAALGAGAELGILLPFSRTQESEADELGLRTMARAGFDPRAAATLWTKMEQQGGAKVPAFLSTHPSPAHRAQTLAAEAQTLMPTYAQARAGGHAPDCRL is encoded by the coding sequence ATGCGCCTGCATCCCCTGCCTGCACTGTTCGCCGCCACCCTGCTCGCCGCCTGCGCCACCTCGCCTACCGGCCGCCCGCAGCTGATGATGGTGTCCGACGACACCATGAGTCAGATGGGCCTCACCGCGTTCAACACCATGCGCCAGCAGGGCAAGTTCGTGGATGCGCCGCGCGAGCGTGCCTACGCCAGCTGCGTCGCGAATGCGCTGATCGCGGTGCTGCCGCCGCCGTGGAACGCGCAGCAATGGGAAGTGCAGATCGTGGGCGACGACAGCGCCAACGCCTTCGCCCTGCCCGGCGGGCGCATCGGCGTGAACCGCGGCATGTTCAAGATCGCCACCGACCAGAACCAGCTGGCCGTGGCGCTGGGGCATGAGCTCTCGCACGTGGTGGCGCGACACGGCGCCGAGCGCGTGTCGGACAACTACGCGGCGCAGGCCGCGGTGCTCGCCGGCACGGCCTACGCCGCCAGCCGCGGCAACGATGCCGGCTATGCCGCCGCGGCCTTGGGCGCGGGCGCGGAACTGGGCATCCTGCTGCCGTTCTCGCGCACCCAGGAAAGCGAGGCCGATGAGCTGGGCCTGCGCACCATGGCGCGTGCCGGCTTCGATCCGCGCGCCGCCGCCACGCTGTGGACGAAGATGGAGCAGCAGGGCGGCGCGAAAGTGCCGGCCTTCCTCTCCACCCACCCCTCGCCCGCGCATCGCGCGCAGACGCTGGCGGCCGAAGCGCAGACGCTGATGCCGACCTACGCACAAGCCCGCGCCGGCGGCCACGCACCGGACTGCCGTTTGTAG